A region of the Bombus affinis isolate iyBomAffi1 chromosome 7, iyBomAffi1.2, whole genome shotgun sequence genome:
AGTCTGTGAGTATATCATTGTTATCGGTTTTATTTAACAATTCTCTAAATCGCTGCACCTATAATAAAATAgggaatatagtgatgcaattttttatagtgatgcatttcatttcttataatataaagcaataatcagaaatatatatgtactatCCATGAACAAAAATATGTTTCTTtcacaaataaaaatatactcACTCTACGTGAAACATTAGATGACACAAATGCTTCAGTGGATGAATACACAGCACCGAGGATCGACTTCACAGTATTACTTTTACGAAACATTTAAGTAATATATCTTCTCAAAAAGTACAATGATCTATAACCTCTATGTttagtagaaaatattttaattttctacataaggaataaaaaattatataattccaGAAATTCCAAGATGGGCGACGTATTCACGTTATCTCTTTGGTGATTTCATTAGAACTATGTTATATGTTCTAGCTATGCAAGTATTTATCCTCGGAACAGTAGAAAACATCTTCAATAGCATTCAATTTGACGAAATCTATCATCGTGATAACAAATATTAATCCTACGATATGATTCGAATTACTTTGCCGCCTTTGTTCATTTCAACCAATCATGGTACACTTTATATAACCATTGAACATATTTTCTAGAATCTTTCACACATACGAAGTTTGACAGTTTAATGTTGACTAGTTTCTACATAATCAGTTATACGGTACGTGTAACCTATCAAGAAATGAAATGTTATCTAAGCTATTAGCGGAATAAATTTCAGGAGACATGTCTTTATTTCCAGCTTATTCAAGTGAATCGAATAAATCTTCGATATCCAATGAATCGAAGAATTTTACAAAAGGTTAATTAAATACTTTATATATCAATGtcaattataaaattgattataatatgataattatttttaattatagaaaATGAGACAACTAGTTGGTTATACAATTCCAGTTACTTAGAACAAATTTCATCTAACAATCTTGTCAACTTTTCTTCTGAATCTTCCGATGAAGCTACAAATGAAACTTCTTATTTACATAAACAAGAAACTATACATACTACTGCTTTAAAGAATCAGAAGCCTATTTCTGGAGAAAGACGAATATCTAAAcatataaagaaaaagaaaaaggataaaaaaaaatatgcatATGGCGAACATGAATATGAGAAAGATGTAGAAAATGTGTATTTTGAAGATAAGTACAGAGACAAGGGaaataatagtataaatacATTTTACTCTAGTATCAAACCGTAttatgatattaaaataaattcccTTGGTTTTCTTCCTTATAAAAAATCAAAAAAAGATAGTTATGAAAGATATTATGTAAAAAACATTGATTATatggaaaaaaataaaaagaaagatactATTATCAGAAAAGAATCTATTACTAATTCATCAAAAGAAGAGCAATCTACTCCTTCATGGTGCATTAAGTTAGAAGAATTGCAGAAAGCTAAAACCAaagaatataatgaaaaattgACAAATGATCCAAATGATATTCAATTATGGATTGAATATATAGAATTTCaggtatattatatttgtatgtactaaaaattattaagatttcttacataaatattttatttcacatttgcagGATACATTAGGATATTTTCAACAATATCAAGCTGCAAAGGATGTTCATAGAGTAACAACATTAAAAAAATTGTCTATAGTTGAAAAGGCTTTGGAAAAAAACATAGAAtgtacaaatttattaaaattaaagttaTCTTTCATGGGAGAACTTTTGCCTGCTGATGAATTTTCAAAGCAACTTGAAGTTCTAGTTAACAAAGATAcaggaaatattattttatggcAAGAATTTATTATGACTACACAAGCTTCAGTAGCAATGTGTACAGTACCAAAAGTTTTAGatttatattcaaaatgtttTTGTATTTTAAAGCAAAAAGCTAGAACAAATCCTCGAGTATATGACGAACGATTATTACGTATGTAAAAAGtcgtaaattattttgtttttctaATATATTGAGTAAAATGATAATGTCTAACTTATTATGAATAGAAATATTGTACTGGTGTCTAACGTTTTTACGACATACTGGACTTTGGGAACAAATGTGGGAAACAATACGTTTGAATCTTATTCTGAATCTTGGCTTAGATAAAGACAGCCTATCCTTTAAAAAAACAATAGATGAGAAGAAATTAAGTGAGTTACTAATTagtaaaaagatattatttatttccTGCATATTTATTAGCGTTATCCAATTACAGTTGGAATGGAGGAAGTAATATTGATGTCAAGATTACCACTCAATCAATTATGGCAAAGAACAGAATCATTAAGAGAGAATTGCCATTGGATTAGCGTCAGTAGAAGTGAATTAGATTTAGTTGGCGATTCTCGAAGATTTGTTTTACCCGACGATGTCGCAGATTTTGTTCATCCAATACTTTCAAGAAATTTGAGTTTTCGAATGGCGATTCACACATTACTTTTACTTAAAGTACCACTATTACCTACTCGCAATTATATGTTAAAAGTATGTCTGTATATATATAACGCGGACTAATTAGTAATTGATTTCCcacattaaaatatttgatatatattgttttattgaTGTTCCAATAGTACTTATATACTTTGCTTATTTTCAGATGTTAACATTAGAAGAACTTGATTGGGGTGTAGAAACCTCAGAAGTGTTGCTTCCATTTTTTTATCCTATGGTAGGTGAAATGACTGGTTGTAATGAAAGAAGGGAACTATTAAAGGGCATACTTGAAGGACGTTTAACATCAGGTCCTCAGTACCTTACGTTTCACCCTGCACAAGAATCATATTTGG
Encoded here:
- the LOC126918449 gene encoding nuclear exosome regulator NRDE2 translates to MSLFPAYSSESNKSSISNESKNFTKENETTSWLYNSSYLEQISSNNLVNFSSESSDEATNETSYLHKQETIHTTALKNQKPISGERRISKHIKKKKKDKKKYAYGEHEYEKDVENVYFEDKYRDKGNNSINTFYSSIKPYYDIKINSLGFLPYKKSKKDSYERYYVKNIDYMEKNKKKDTIIRKESITNSSKEEQSTPSWCIKLEELQKAKTKEYNEKLTNDPNDIQLWIEYIEFQDTLGYFQQYQAAKDVHRVTTLKKLSIVEKALEKNIECTNLLKLKLSFMGELLPADEFSKQLEVLVNKDTGNIILWQEFIMTTQASVAMCTVPKVLDLYSKCFCILKQKARTNPRVYDERLLQILYWCLTFLRHTGLWEQMWETIRLNLILNLGLDKDSLSFKKTIDEKKLIGMEEVILMSRLPLNQLWQRTESLRENCHWISVSRSELDLVGDSRRFVLPDDVADFVHPILSRNLSFRMAIHTLLLLKVPLLPTRNYMLKMLTLEELDWGVETSEVLLPFFYPMVGEMTGCNERRELLKGILEGRLTSGPQYLTFHPAQESYLDFIRDIFFTIAENLPPLQRTSIYVWWLRFERLLIFLQKDDLLKYDNKRKKLKTILKEFLKKDENRNNLHFYREYALIEREIGKFDNCVNVLQTAIQSQSACPSEIHNPEEKSAFLSLYRTFIETLLNSETYKETHKIQILNIMRQIIPETNRNQLLQVEQYLENCIQNFLQEVPSENEENIYFLPNIKCDTIVCYAYLLYVRDSDINRITSMFRSCINHYKDSHSLQEILRESQIALLQLHYKRIQHKNLLKSEVDDMIKLYPNNFFALSVFACIESELPLWKSNSRVTKLQLWKAFAMCLASRKRIHSLQELKDYVSMNAAINKLLYFHQTLARIPTIKNCPLLWRLYMLLLREYNLCEKKGEEVYHESVALCPWARSIYIDAAEVAPQILTQVQDVIREKELRMHVTPEELDVLRG